From the genome of Desulfovibrio gilichinskyi, one region includes:
- a CDS encoding winged helix-turn-helix transcriptional regulator: protein MAECPFKKSGRHEYHCSMELTVHVIGGKWKMIILHQLERSETLRFGELKQIIPNITQKMLTQQLRELEDDGLINRVVYAVVPPKVEYSLTELGQTVIPVLQHLTKWGQQYAEIRKVDEFCEEAV from the coding sequence ATGGCTGAATGCCCGTTTAAAAAAAGCGGACGGCATGAATATCATTGCAGCATGGAGTTGACAGTGCATGTTATCGGCGGCAAATGGAAAATGATTATCCTTCATCAGCTGGAGCGGAGCGAAACACTTCGTTTTGGGGAGCTTAAGCAGATAATTCCTAATATTACTCAGAAAATGCTGACTCAGCAATTGAGAGAACTTGAAGATGACGGTCTTATCAATCGCGTTGTATACGCGGTAGTTCCGCCGAAAGTGGAATATTCACTGACGGAGCTGGGACAGACTGTTATTCCTGTGTTGCAACACTTGACTAAGTGGGGGCAGCAGTACGCCGAAATACGCAAGGTAGATGAATTCTGCGAAGAAGCTGTATAG
- a CDS encoding heme biosynthesis protein HemY, protein MLKITTEAKEVLDQHFEGKDKEPIRIYIASACSGSRLALGLDAAKEGDETITLEGYDFVVDKDLLDQAKPMEINLTPMGIEVSSSLVFETSEGGCCGSCGSCG, encoded by the coding sequence ATGCTCAAAATTACAACCGAAGCGAAAGAAGTTCTTGACCAGCATTTTGAAGGCAAAGACAAAGAACCTATCCGTATATATATTGCATCTGCTTGTAGCGGAAGTCGCCTTGCATTAGGCCTTGACGCAGCAAAAGAAGGCGATGAAACCATTACTCTAGAAGGTTATGATTTCGTAGTGGATAAAGATTTGCTAGATCAGGCTAAACCGATGGAAATTAATCTGACCCCTATGGGTATTGAAGTTTCTTCTTCTCTCGTTTTCGAAACATCTGAAGGCGGTTGCTGCGGAAGTTGCGGAAGCTGCGGTTAA
- a CDS encoding AraC family transcriptional regulator, which yields MIPNKNEKLIFHELEGMAYATAVEAVNIANKFPRHVHSGYIFSLIDSGSRKIKFHSQAVEFSAGEMSILPPGTSHSCESFSKGTNGPHSYRSLCVEKYFLQKLAEDICGKHYSAPAFNPHLIYRNADIESFNIFFKLLGTPGASLERQISLNTFLYHAIQNLSTSPPVEEDGGQQNEALARVKSFIAENFRNNLTLNNLSDIACISSFHLQKLFVKKYGISPQEYLIHCRVRESEHLIKMGITLAEAALYSGFFDQSHFSRNFKRVIGISPGRFLSENKPETKLPE from the coding sequence ATGATCCCGAATAAGAATGAAAAACTCATATTCCATGAACTCGAGGGAATGGCTTATGCAACAGCTGTGGAGGCTGTAAACATTGCCAATAAATTCCCCCGCCACGTTCATTCAGGTTACATTTTCAGCCTGATTGATTCCGGCAGTCGCAAAATTAAGTTTCATTCACAAGCAGTCGAATTCAGTGCCGGGGAAATGAGCATACTCCCCCCCGGCACTTCTCACAGCTGTGAATCCTTTTCCAAGGGGACAAACGGTCCGCACTCATATCGATCTTTATGTGTCGAAAAATACTTCCTGCAAAAACTGGCTGAAGATATTTGCGGAAAACACTATTCGGCTCCGGCATTCAACCCGCATCTGATTTATCGCAATGCTGACATAGAATCGTTTAATATTTTTTTTAAACTGCTTGGAACACCCGGCGCAAGCTTAGAACGGCAGATAAGCTTAAACACCTTTCTTTACCATGCAATTCAAAATTTAAGCACGTCCCCTCCTGTTGAAGAAGACGGCGGACAGCAGAACGAAGCTCTTGCACGAGTTAAATCTTTTATAGCTGAAAATTTCCGAAACAATCTGACACTTAATAATCTGTCCGATATCGCATGCATCAGCTCATTTCATCTTCAAAAACTTTTTGTAAAAAAATACGGAATATCTCCGCAGGAATACCTGATCCATTGCAGAGTGCGTGAATCTGAGCATTTAATAAAAATGGGGATAACACTTGCTGAAGCGGCACTTTATTCAGGTTTTTTTGACCAAAGTCATTTTTCACGGAACTTTAAGCGTGTAATAGGAATTTCTCCGGGAAGGTTTCTTTCTGAAAACAAACCAGAAACAAAGCTACCTGAGTGA
- a CDS encoding cupin domain-containing protein, with amino-acid sequence MQPEEISALISNGSIEYLNDSTNCSDLNWNPHPAFEGVSLKHLITGSKTDGQLSCHIVRIDPGCTLETHTHENQWELHEVIKGSGEAKLAEKNVSYHPGRTTIIPKGKTHSVKAGSEGLVLLAKFFPALV; translated from the coding sequence ATGCAGCCCGAAGAAATATCCGCTCTCATTTCAAATGGATCTATCGAATACCTTAATGATTCCACCAACTGCTCAGATTTAAATTGGAATCCGCATCCGGCATTTGAAGGAGTTTCCCTGAAACATCTTATCACCGGATCAAAGACAGACGGACAGCTAAGCTGCCACATAGTCCGCATCGACCCTGGATGCACACTTGAAACGCATACTCATGAAAACCAGTGGGAACTGCATGAAGTAATCAAAGGAAGCGGCGAGGCTAAGCTGGCAGAAAAAAATGTTAGCTATCATCCGGGGCGGACAACAATTATCCCCAAAGGAAAGACACACAGTGTTAAGGCCGGAAGTGAAGGTCTGGTTCTGCTTGCAAAGTTCTTTCCTGCTCTTGTCTAA
- a CDS encoding OsmC family protein — translation MLKKIKVEFGEGKKLNATGDGFTAGTDLPVDKGGEGSAPSPLDLFITSLATCAAYYARNFCESKAITMNGIALNVEYVQNPETSHISKVNYLLTLPEGFPEKYKAALLRTIDLCTVKKHLINPPAFELELV, via the coding sequence ATGCTTAAAAAAATAAAAGTAGAATTTGGTGAGGGAAAGAAACTTAATGCAACCGGTGACGGCTTTACTGCCGGTACAGATTTACCGGTTGATAAAGGCGGAGAAGGCTCAGCACCCAGCCCGCTTGATTTGTTTATAACATCTCTTGCAACCTGCGCAGCTTACTATGCACGCAATTTCTGTGAATCCAAAGCAATCACAATGAACGGCATCGCGCTTAACGTTGAATACGTTCAGAATCCAGAAACATCTCACATATCAAAAGTTAATTACCTGCTTACTTTGCCGGAAGGTTTTCCGGAAAAGTACAAAGCGGCTCTGCTAAGGACCATTGACCTCTGCACTGTAAAAAAACATTTGATCAATCCTCCGGCATTTGAACTTGAATTAGTTTAG
- a CDS encoding YkgJ family cysteine cluster protein, giving the protein MSFLHNMASLFRLWRLKKRKQVVVIRGSCNMCGKCCREISLYVDSTWLRSEKQVRKASIKNPHLNFFKIIGKTEDGFLKFACTHLGEDGLCTDYENRPTLCRTFPSPSIFLQHGQLPEGCGFRMSTEIDFEKVLEDTCNGKACIKSSKRKYF; this is encoded by the coding sequence ATGTCCTTTTTACACAATATGGCTTCTCTATTTCGCCTGTGGCGGCTGAAAAAACGAAAACAAGTCGTGGTTATCCGCGGCTCGTGCAACATGTGCGGAAAATGCTGTCGTGAGATTTCACTTTATGTTGACTCCACATGGCTGCGCAGTGAAAAGCAGGTCCGCAAGGCATCAATTAAAAATCCGCATCTCAATTTTTTTAAAATTATAGGGAAAACCGAAGACGGTTTTCTGAAATTTGCCTGCACGCATTTAGGAGAAGACGGACTGTGCACGGACTACGAAAATCGCCCGACGCTTTGCAGAACTTTCCCATCCCCATCTATTTTTTTACAGCACGGACAGCTCCCTGAAGGGTGCGGATTCAGAATGTCTACTGAAATTGATTTTGAAAAGGTGCTTGAAGACACATGCAACGGAAAAGCATGTATAAAATCGTCCAAAAGAAAGTATTTTTAA
- a CDS encoding GNAT family N-acetyltransferase, which translates to MAITYSWTKDLSPEELEKLFLSVNWESGNYPQKLQKAMFNSHKVYSAWDGTTLVGLINSMTDTVLTVYFQYLLVHPAYQGHGIGKKLVDTMLDTYSDIPRKILISMNEKVEFYKHCGFTHHADKAPMFVSTL; encoded by the coding sequence ATGGCTATTACTTACAGCTGGACAAAAGACTTAAGTCCCGAAGAACTCGAAAAGCTCTTTCTTTCCGTTAATTGGGAATCAGGAAATTATCCGCAGAAGCTGCAAAAAGCCATGTTCAACTCACATAAAGTTTATTCGGCATGGGATGGCACCACTTTGGTAGGTCTGATTAATTCAATGACTGACACAGTGCTCACCGTATATTTTCAATACCTGCTTGTGCATCCAGCTTATCAGGGCCACGGCATTGGCAAAAAGCTAGTAGATACAATGCTGGACACATACAGTGATATTCCACGCAAGATTTTGATTTCCATGAATGAAAAAGTAGAATTCTACAAACACTGCGGATTCACTCACCACGCAGATAAGGCACCTATGTTTGTAAGTACTCTTTAA
- a CDS encoding UvrD-helicase domain-containing protein gives MERFTADLHIHSRFSRATSKGLTPRLLAAWARIKGIDVIGTGDFTHPEWLQEIEELLVEDGSGLLSLRSPQGLENEVDWVSGPLAGQTRFMLQTEISSIYKRFGKTRKVHNLVYMPDLESVHKFNAKLGAIGNLKSDGRPILGLDSKDLLEIVLETSNRAFLVPAHIWTPWFSLFGSKSGFDSVEECYGDLSPEIFAMETGLSSDPEMNWLISALDKYRLISNSDAHSGENLGREVNIFRGDMSYEGIYRALRGEGLGHKFLGTIEFFPEEGKYHMDGHRNCGVMLDPHESKMRGGICPVCGKPLTIGVYSRVLELADRENPVQPKGQPGFSSLVPLRELISEVVGAGPKSKKVLSVYSPLIKEFGSEFSVLQQIPLEDLKHHNVHLAEGIRRMREGQVIRNPGFDGQYGTISVYSAHERDEILNGVRLVDVPKKICNLDDGKCYTDVVKASEQVESPVEDSNVIKFNAAQKSAIEAGPGPVLVIAGPGTGKTQTLMGRIAYLLERGTRARRILALTFTRKAAQGMNERMKSMLGEDEVLPRADTIHALAFDYWASMFELSPIILNEETARRVFARANPELTGLRLKAAWDNLCLRRETLEPLSDELKKYNSNYSTQKDQYSLVDYTDLLEFWLGDLSCGKYIRTFTHFLVDEVQDLSPLQLEIIHRLADADDKNKSEGGGEGLFAIGDPDQSIYGFRGAAGNIAQKFKTYWPDLIEITLEDNYRSAQAVLDVSASVLENPPMLIAHKNYEADLHLFSAPDGVREASWIADRIKHLLGATSHSLGDSFGHGTLSPGDIAILVRFKALMGPIESMLRRQGIPCSVPETEMFWHDPRVEILLGAARRMLGFAESSDDEAPEVPEKIIARGPLGLSAYLSEMPPFDQLFWESAPFRKMVKGFDEYGGWTGLINWIHMQNDLDQVRNKAEKVRIMSMHAAKGLEFEAVFLAGLDDGIVPFVGIDVLTGNFSGGAGTGIEDVEEERRLLYVGMTRAKKNLYLSHAVMRPLYGRTLRLPISRFLKNIPENLVKKSAMIAKVMQKEKKISLLDM, from the coding sequence ATGGAACGATTTACAGCTGACCTTCACATACATTCCAGATTTTCCCGTGCCACAAGCAAAGGACTTACTCCGCGTCTGCTTGCAGCTTGGGCACGGATTAAAGGAATAGATGTAATAGGAACAGGCGACTTCACACATCCTGAATGGTTGCAGGAGATAGAAGAACTGCTTGTAGAGGACGGTTCCGGATTGCTTTCACTTCGTTCTCCGCAAGGGCTTGAAAATGAAGTTGACTGGGTGAGCGGCCCGCTTGCCGGACAGACCCGCTTCATGCTGCAAACCGAAATCAGTTCCATATATAAACGATTCGGTAAAACCAGAAAAGTTCACAATCTAGTTTATATGCCAGATCTTGAATCAGTCCACAAATTTAATGCTAAACTCGGTGCCATCGGCAATTTAAAATCAGACGGCAGACCCATTCTAGGCTTAGACAGTAAAGACCTCCTTGAAATTGTTCTCGAAACCAGCAACCGCGCTTTCCTTGTTCCCGCACACATCTGGACTCCTTGGTTTTCCCTTTTCGGTTCTAAATCCGGCTTTGACAGTGTAGAAGAATGTTACGGAGATCTCTCTCCTGAAATTTTTGCCATGGAAACAGGGCTTTCTTCTGATCCTGAAATGAACTGGCTTATCTCCGCCCTTGATAAATATCGTCTCATCTCCAATTCAGATGCTCATTCCGGTGAAAATTTAGGCCGTGAAGTCAATATTTTCAGAGGAGATATGTCGTATGAAGGCATTTATCGCGCTTTGCGCGGAGAAGGTCTGGGGCATAAATTCTTGGGGACTATTGAATTTTTTCCTGAAGAAGGAAAATATCACATGGACGGGCATCGTAATTGCGGAGTTATGCTAGATCCGCACGAATCAAAGATGCGGGGGGGGATTTGTCCCGTTTGCGGAAAACCTCTGACCATCGGTGTTTATTCCAGAGTTCTTGAACTTGCTGACCGGGAAAATCCCGTTCAGCCGAAGGGACAACCGGGATTTTCTTCGCTTGTACCGCTGCGCGAATTAATTTCAGAAGTAGTCGGGGCCGGTCCTAAATCCAAAAAAGTGCTGAGTGTGTACTCTCCTTTAATTAAGGAGTTCGGTTCTGAATTTTCAGTTTTACAGCAAATTCCGCTGGAAGATTTGAAGCACCATAATGTGCATCTTGCAGAAGGCATCAGAAGGATGCGTGAAGGGCAGGTTATACGCAACCCCGGTTTTGACGGACAGTATGGAACCATTTCCGTTTATTCCGCACATGAGCGTGATGAAATCTTAAACGGCGTAAGACTTGTAGATGTGCCCAAAAAAATTTGCAATCTTGATGACGGTAAATGTTACACTGATGTTGTTAAGGCCAGTGAGCAGGTCGAGTCACCAGTTGAAGACTCAAATGTTATAAAATTTAATGCTGCCCAGAAAAGTGCGATTGAAGCCGGGCCTGGGCCGGTTCTTGTTATCGCCGGACCGGGAACAGGAAAAACTCAAACTCTGATGGGGCGCATAGCGTATCTGCTTGAACGCGGAACTCGCGCACGGCGTATTCTGGCTCTGACCTTTACACGTAAAGCCGCGCAGGGAATGAATGAGCGTATGAAATCTATGCTCGGTGAAGATGAAGTCCTTCCGCGTGCTGACACAATCCATGCTCTTGCTTTTGATTACTGGGCTTCAATGTTTGAACTTTCTCCTATCATCCTTAATGAAGAGACTGCCCGCAGGGTGTTTGCCAGAGCGAACCCTGAACTAACAGGATTGCGCCTTAAAGCAGCATGGGACAATTTATGTTTGCGCCGTGAAACTCTTGAACCGTTATCCGATGAACTGAAAAAATATAATTCAAATTATTCCACTCAGAAAGATCAATACAGTCTGGTTGACTATACCGATCTGCTTGAGTTTTGGCTGGGCGATCTCAGTTGCGGAAAATATATCAGGACATTTACTCATTTTCTGGTGGATGAAGTTCAGGATCTTTCACCTTTGCAACTCGAAATTATTCACAGACTCGCCGATGCTGATGATAAAAATAAAAGTGAAGGCGGCGGAGAAGGTCTTTTCGCCATAGGTGATCCTGATCAGTCGATTTATGGTTTTCGAGGCGCGGCAGGTAACATAGCACAAAAATTCAAAACGTATTGGCCTGATCTTATCGAGATAACTCTTGAAGATAATTATCGTTCAGCGCAGGCTGTGCTGGATGTTTCAGCGTCAGTACTTGAAAATCCTCCAATGCTGATTGCTCATAAAAATTATGAAGCCGATCTGCATCTTTTTTCCGCTCCGGACGGTGTTCGCGAGGCGTCATGGATTGCTGACCGCATAAAGCATCTACTAGGTGCGACAAGTCACAGCCTTGGTGATTCCTTCGGGCACGGTACACTCAGTCCCGGGGATATAGCGATACTTGTCCGTTTTAAAGCTCTAATGGGCCCGATTGAAAGTATGCTCAGGAGGCAGGGAATTCCTTGCAGTGTGCCTGAAACGGAAATGTTCTGGCATGATCCGCGAGTAGAAATTTTGCTCGGTGCTGCCCGCAGAATGCTCGGATTTGCGGAATCATCTGACGATGAAGCTCCTGAAGTCCCGGAGAAGATTATCGCGCGTGGACCGCTTGGGCTTTCCGCCTATCTCAGTGAGATGCCGCCGTTTGATCAGTTGTTCTGGGAAAGTGCACCGTTTAGAAAAATGGTCAAAGGATTTGACGAATACGGAGGATGGACTGGGCTTATCAACTGGATTCATATGCAAAATGATCTTGACCAAGTCCGCAATAAAGCTGAAAAAGTGCGCATAATGTCCATGCATGCAGCTAAAGGTCTTGAGTTTGAGGCTGTGTTTTTAGCAGGTCTTGATGACGGAATAGTTCCTTTTGTCGGTATTGATGTGCTGACCGGTAATTTCTCCGGCGGGGCAGGGACGGGTATTGAAGATGTGGAAGAAGAGCGCAGGCTTTTATATGTGGGTATGACCAGAGCTAAGAAAAACTTATATCTTTCGCATGCTGTGATGCGGCCGCTTTATGGAAGGACTCTGCGGTTGCCGATCTCAAGGTTTTTGAAGAACATCCCTGAAAATCTGGTGAAGAAGTCAGCAATGATTGCCAAGGTGATGCAGAAAGAAAAAAAGATAAGCCTTTTGGACATGTAG
- the cbiR gene encoding cobamide remodeling phosphodiesterase CbiR, translated as MPDTKNVFSLCSCGATTRSNLRAEGCEQEKKSIFTDGLSVLDIFGSNDFPYVIAAPSWVIPGTVAENCRYLKGRVHEVGLLFFETAGSLAYTEEDLPADLAETGLSFHIHHPLDLPWHEGADKIAQIMNVLSNKAAHLNPAAHILHPPKAGPQAGHLLSDLAEKLRETAIDPETVFIENIKENSLENNIKVIRDCGFKVCLDLGHMQAYSQQKLLDTEGIWDLVKMLHLNAPGMGGRHESLEKLDKQGVKLLDCFFENFIKGGTVTVEVFEQEGFFNSLQYLACRYCVKC; from the coding sequence ATGCCTGACACTAAAAATGTTTTTAGCTTATGCTCTTGCGGAGCAACTACTCGCTCAAATCTAAGGGCGGAAGGTTGTGAACAGGAAAAAAAATCCATTTTTACTGATGGACTTAGTGTTCTTGACATCTTCGGCAGTAATGATTTTCCTTATGTTATCGCGGCCCCGTCGTGGGTTATTCCGGGAACTGTTGCTGAAAATTGCAGATATCTTAAAGGACGGGTTCACGAGGTAGGTCTGCTGTTTTTTGAAACAGCAGGAAGTCTTGCATATACTGAAGAGGATCTGCCTGCTGATCTGGCGGAAACAGGACTATCTTTTCATATTCATCATCCCTTGGATCTTCCGTGGCATGAGGGAGCCGATAAGATCGCTCAAATAATGAATGTTCTTTCAAATAAGGCGGCCCATTTAAATCCTGCCGCGCATATTCTGCATCCTCCGAAAGCCGGACCGCAAGCTGGTCATCTTCTGTCCGATTTAGCTGAAAAATTGCGTGAAACAGCTATTGATCCTGAAACCGTTTTTATTGAAAACATAAAAGAAAACAGCCTTGAAAATAATATCAAAGTTATCCGGGATTGCGGCTTTAAAGTCTGTCTGGATCTAGGTCATATGCAGGCATACAGCCAGCAAAAATTATTGGATACAGAAGGTATTTGGGATTTGGTAAAGATGCTCCATCTTAATGCGCCGGGAATGGGCGGTCGGCACGAAAGTCTTGAAAAACTGGATAAACAGGGTGTTAAGCTGCTCGATTGTTTTTTTGAAAATTTTATCAAGGGCGGAACTGTTACGGTTGAAGTCTTTGAGCAGGAAGGTTTTTTTAATTCTTTGCAATACTTAGCTTGTAGATACTGCGTAAAGTGTTAA
- a CDS encoding bifunctional adenosylcobinamide kinase/adenosylcobinamide-phosphate guanylyltransferase, which yields MITFILGGNKSGKSDYALEIFSKYSGTKCFIATGKARDMAFREQIMVHRKERDPSIPVFEAGTDLHQVLVKARKDYEHLLVDSLDFWLFSCSELANGEQIVGEVVRLLSEWKGPDLILVSCEVGLGPLAMSREVREFVRGLGGLNRRIAAIADEAYLVAAGLPLTLKK from the coding sequence TTGATTACATTTATACTTGGGGGCAATAAATCGGGTAAATCCGATTACGCGCTTGAAATCTTCTCAAAATATTCCGGAACCAAGTGCTTTATTGCTACCGGAAAAGCCCGGGATATGGCCTTTCGTGAACAGATTATGGTGCATAGGAAAGAACGGGATCCATCTATTCCGGTTTTTGAAGCGGGAACGGACTTGCATCAGGTTCTTGTTAAGGCTAGAAAAGATTACGAACATCTGCTGGTGGACAGTTTAGATTTCTGGTTGTTCTCCTGTAGCGAGCTTGCGAACGGGGAACAGATTGTCGGGGAGGTTGTCCGGCTTTTATCTGAATGGAAGGGGCCGGATCTTATTTTGGTGTCTTGCGAAGTGGGTCTCGGCCCGTTGGCAATGTCACGCGAAGTCCGTGAGTTTGTGAGAGGGCTCGGAGGACTTAACCGTAGAATCGCTGCAATTGCCGATGAGGCTTATCTTGTGGCAGCCGGGTTGCCTCTGACCCTGAAGAAATAA
- a CDS encoding DHH family phosphoesterase: MAYFKKFDEELQKLLSLFKKDERWLIVVNADPDSLASAMALKRIMGRKVQAVGIAHINEVKRLDNLAMIHYLRIPAQRLIPTLVAQYDKFAIVDSQPHHHPDFDKIKFSVIIDHHPRAGEPYAGAEYTDIRPEYGSNSSMLTEYLYNLKIRPAKLLATALVYGIKTDTQSFERPFIDADIKAFRYLTKSADMDIIKRIMRSEIHPDWLKYFSRAFYNLRRIDKGLYSHLGKVENPDILVILADFFMRVHDVSWDVVSGVYNDTLVVIFRGDALRKDMGKLASNLFNDIGSAGGHKAAARAEIPLAALDGADPEIYVVKKLTKGKRQGIKRI, encoded by the coding sequence ATGGCTTATTTTAAAAAATTTGATGAAGAGCTTCAGAAATTACTTTCTCTTTTTAAAAAAGATGAACGTTGGTTGATTGTGGTTAATGCCGACCCTGATTCGTTAGCTTCTGCTATGGCTCTTAAACGTATCATGGGGCGTAAAGTCCAAGCTGTCGGTATTGCTCATATCAATGAAGTCAAACGGCTTGATAACCTTGCAATGATTCATTATTTGCGAATCCCTGCCCAAAGGCTTATTCCAACTTTAGTTGCTCAGTATGATAAATTCGCAATTGTAGACTCCCAGCCGCATCATCATCCTGATTTTGATAAAATTAAATTTTCAGTGATTATTGATCACCATCCGCGTGCAGGGGAACCTTATGCTGGCGCAGAGTATACAGATATTCGCCCTGAATACGGTTCAAACAGCTCAATGCTGACTGAATATCTTTATAATCTTAAAATCCGTCCTGCAAAATTGCTTGCGACAGCACTGGTTTACGGTATCAAAACAGATACGCAAAGTTTTGAGCGTCCTTTTATCGATGCAGATATTAAGGCGTTTAGATACTTAACTAAATCAGCTGATATGGATATCATTAAGCGGATTATGCGCAGTGAAATTCATCCTGACTGGCTCAAGTATTTTTCACGGGCATTTTATAATTTGCGCAGAATTGATAAAGGTCTTTATTCTCATCTTGGTAAGGTTGAGAATCCTGATATTCTGGTTATTCTTGCAGACTTTTTTATGCGCGTTCACGATGTTTCGTGGGACGTTGTTTCCGGCGTGTATAATGATACTCTTGTCGTTATTTTCAGAGGTGACGCTTTACGCAAAGATATGGGCAAGTTAGCTAGTAATTTATTTAATGATATAGGCTCCGCCGGCGGTCATAAAGCTGCTGCCAGAGCTGAAATTCCTCTTGCAGCTCTTGATGGAGCTGATCCTGAAATATATGTAGTCAAAAAACTGACCAAAGGTAAGCGTCAGGGCATAAAGCGCATTTAA